A DNA window from Hoplias malabaricus isolate fHopMal1 chromosome 5, fHopMal1.hap1, whole genome shotgun sequence contains the following coding sequences:
- the ctdsp2 gene encoding carboxy-terminal domain RNA polymerase II polypeptide A small phosphatase 2 gives MESSIITQVQKEDIQPPSKAGQVKKSSPKKPRSQNIFKALFCCVRAQDVPPTPPPSQDHLLPSEENGTIAKIPECSLLPEVTPEDQGKICVVIDLDETLVHSSFKPINNADFIVPVEIEGTTHQVYVLKRPHVDHFLQRMGEMFECVLFTASLAKYADPVTDLLDKCGVFRTRLFRESCVFHQGCYVKDLSLLGRELNKTLILDNSPASYIFHPENAVPVLSWFDDVNDTELLNLLPVFEELSEVEDVCAKLKQLREP, from the exons ATGGAAAGTTCGATCATCACTCAGGTCCAAAAAGAGGATATTCAGCCGCCGTCCAAAGCAG GCCAGGTGAAAAAATCTTCTCCAAAGAAGCCTCGGAGCCAGAATATCTTCAAGGCACTTTTTTGTTGCGTCCGAGCACAGGATGTCCCCCCAACCCCACCACCTTCCCAGGACCACTTGCTGCCTTCTGAGGAAAATGGGACCATTGCCAAG attcCTGAGTGCAGTTTACTGCCTGAGGTGACTCCTGAAGACCAGGGGAAGATCTGTGTTGTTATTGATCTGGACGAAACTCTGGTGCACAGTTCTTTTAAG CCAATCAATAATGCTGACTTTATTGTGCCGGTGGAGATTGAGGGTACTACGCACCAG GTGTATGTACTGAAGAGACCTCATGTGGACCATTTTCTCCAAAGAATGGGagaaatgtttgagtgtgtgctgTTCACAGCCAGCCTCGCCAAG TACGCTGACCCAGTCACAGACCTACTGGACAAGTGTGGGGTGTTTCGGACTCGTCTTTTCCGGGAATCATGTGTCTTCCACCAGGGCTGTTACGTTAAAGACCTGAGTCTGCTTGGACGGGAGCTCAACAAAACACTGATCCTCGACAACTCTCCGGCTTCGTACATCTTCCACCCTGAGAACGCC GTGCCTGTTTTGTCGTGGTTTGATGATGTCAATGACACAGAGCTGCTGAATTTGCTGCCAGTTTTCGAGGAGCTCAGCGAAGTGGAAGATGTCTGCGCCAAATTAAAGCAGCTCCGAGAACCCTGA
- the LOC136697194 gene encoding HIG1 domain family member 1A, mitochondrial-like gives MSANRNWTADEEQSSKLVRKAKESPFVPVGMAGFLGVVAYGLYKLKSRGDTKMSVHLIHMRVRAQGFVVGAMTLGVIYSMYKEYLAPKGPDDK, from the exons ATGTCTGCCAATAGAAATTGGACAGCTGACGAGGAGCAGTCTTCCAAGTTGGTGCGAAAAGCAAAAGAGTCGCCTTTTGTACCAGTCG GAATGGCTGGTTTTCTGGGAGTTGTTGCATATGGTTTGTATAAACTCAAATCCAGAGGAGACACCAAAATGTCAGTACATCTAATCCACATGCGTGTCAGAGCTCAGGGGTTTGTCGTTGGTGCCATGACACTTG GTGTGATATACTCCATGTATAAGGAGTATCTGGCCCCAAAAGGTCCTGATGACAAATGA